A window of Hevea brasiliensis isolate MT/VB/25A 57/8 chromosome 14, ASM3005281v1, whole genome shotgun sequence contains these coding sequences:
- the LOC110652551 gene encoding KH domain-containing protein At1g09660/At1g09670 isoform X1 has product MGERILPGSYFQYPPSGAHQASPHRSNSLPSDRERYVAELLAERQKLVPFIQVLPQCSRLLNQEIRRVSGFSQSFVDHERYEHESPYRSLGQQPNGRSMDLEAWSGMQTEENGHLQRMASFQAASMGWPGVPGVQTTPVIKRVVRLDVPVDKYPNYNFVGRILGPRGNSLKRVEAMTECRVYIRGKGSVKDSLKVLPQIALPQLSSMEEKLKDKPGYEHLNEPLHVLVEAEFPEDIINARLDHAITILETLLKPVDESSDHYKKHQLRELAMLNGTLREESPSMSPSMSPSMSPFNTAGMKRPKTGR; this is encoded by the exons TACCCTCCCTCTGGAGCCCATCAAGCTTCTCCTCATAGGTCCAATTCTCTTCCCTCAGATCGTGAAAG ATACGTGGCTGAATTATTGGCAGAGAGGCAAAAGTTGGTACCATTTATACAAGTTCTACCACAATGTAGCAGGCTTCTTAATCAAG AAATCAGACGAGTATCAGGTTTCAGTCAAAGTTTTGTAGATCATGAAAGATATGAACACGAGAGTCCATATAGGTCATTAGGCCAACAGCCAAATGGAAGATCAATGGATTTGGAGGCGTGGTCTGGGATGCAAACAGAG GAAAATGGGCATCTTCAAAGAATGGCCTCATTTCAGGCTGCTTCAATGGGCTGGCCTGGGGTCCCTGGAGTCCAAACCACACCTGTCATAAAGAGAGTGGTCAGACTTGATGTCCCCGTTGACAAATATCCAAAT TATAATTTTGTCGGCCGTATATTGGGACCACGGGGAAATTCCTTGAAAAGGGTTGAAGCCATGACAGAATGCAGGGTTTACATACGAGGCAAGGGGTCTGTAAAGGATTCTTTAAAG GTTTTGCCACAAATAGCTCTTCCCCAACTTTCTTCAATG GAGGAGAAACTAAAAGATAAACCTGGATATGAACACCTGAATGAGCCACTGCATGTGTTGGTGGAGGCTGAATTTCCAGAGGATATAATAAATGCCCGCTTGGATCACGCTATAACAATACTAGAAACTCTCTTGAAGCCTGTG GATGAATCCTCAGATCACTATAAGAAGCATCAACTAAGGGAATTGGCTATGCTTAATGGTACCCTAAGGGAGGAAAGCCCAAGTATGAGTCCAAGCATGAGTCCTAGCATGTCACCCTTTAACACTGCAGGAATGAAAAGGCCCAAGACAGGAAGATAA
- the LOC110652597 gene encoding uncharacterized protein LOC110652597, with protein MSSISITRSLRLRSLILFFASISLQFISGISGDPSSSKNGTKANAHTSGSNTGRKIVIILLVFVAVGLFSFFLFKFWQKKKREEQYARLLKLFEEDDELEVELGLRD; from the exons ATGAGTTCAATCTCAATAACCAGATCGTTGCGTTTGCGTTCCTTAATATTATTTTTCGCCTCAATTTCTCTGCAATTTATTTCAG GCATTTCTGGTGATCCATCTAGTTCCAAAAATGGCACAAAGGCCAATGCCCATACTTCTGGTAGCAATACTGGGAGAAAGATTGTCATCATACTTCTTGTGTTTGTGGCAGTAGGGTTGTTTTCATTTTTCCTTTTCAAATTTTGGcaaaagaagaaaagagaagagcagtatgcTCGTCTTCTGAAGTTGTTTGAAGAGGATGATGAGCTTGAGGTTGAACTTGGGCTGCGGGATTGA
- the LOC110652551 gene encoding KH domain-containing protein At1g09660/At1g09670 isoform X2, translating into MGERILPGSYFQYPPSGAHQASPHRSNSLPSDRERYVAELLAERQKLVPFIQVLPQCSRLLNQEIRRVSGFSQSFVDHERYEHESPYRSLGQQPNGRSMDLEAWSGMQTEENGHLQRMASFQAASMGWPGVPGVQTTPVIKRVVRLDVPVDKYPNYNFVGRILGPRGNSLKRVEAMTECRVYIRGKGSVKDSLKEEKLKDKPGYEHLNEPLHVLVEAEFPEDIINARLDHAITILETLLKPVDESSDHYKKHQLRELAMLNGTLREESPSMSPSMSPSMSPFNTAGMKRPKTGR; encoded by the exons TACCCTCCCTCTGGAGCCCATCAAGCTTCTCCTCATAGGTCCAATTCTCTTCCCTCAGATCGTGAAAG ATACGTGGCTGAATTATTGGCAGAGAGGCAAAAGTTGGTACCATTTATACAAGTTCTACCACAATGTAGCAGGCTTCTTAATCAAG AAATCAGACGAGTATCAGGTTTCAGTCAAAGTTTTGTAGATCATGAAAGATATGAACACGAGAGTCCATATAGGTCATTAGGCCAACAGCCAAATGGAAGATCAATGGATTTGGAGGCGTGGTCTGGGATGCAAACAGAG GAAAATGGGCATCTTCAAAGAATGGCCTCATTTCAGGCTGCTTCAATGGGCTGGCCTGGGGTCCCTGGAGTCCAAACCACACCTGTCATAAAGAGAGTGGTCAGACTTGATGTCCCCGTTGACAAATATCCAAAT TATAATTTTGTCGGCCGTATATTGGGACCACGGGGAAATTCCTTGAAAAGGGTTGAAGCCATGACAGAATGCAGGGTTTACATACGAGGCAAGGGGTCTGTAAAGGATTCTTTAAAG GAGGAGAAACTAAAAGATAAACCTGGATATGAACACCTGAATGAGCCACTGCATGTGTTGGTGGAGGCTGAATTTCCAGAGGATATAATAAATGCCCGCTTGGATCACGCTATAACAATACTAGAAACTCTCTTGAAGCCTGTG GATGAATCCTCAGATCACTATAAGAAGCATCAACTAAGGGAATTGGCTATGCTTAATGGTACCCTAAGGGAGGAAAGCCCAAGTATGAGTCCAAGCATGAGTCCTAGCATGTCACCCTTTAACACTGCAGGAATGAAAAGGCCCAAGACAGGAAGATAA